The Scomber japonicus isolate fScoJap1 chromosome 8, fScoJap1.pri, whole genome shotgun sequence genome has a segment encoding these proteins:
- the LOC128363458 gene encoding protocadherin gamma-A11-like yields MGGFFSLSWKLLFLCVCVAEMTVGQVRYSIPEEMAKGSTVGNIIQDLGLDIKRLKSGRARIFTEDSSEYIALNLDKGTLIVNERIDREERCGQVSPCSLHFQIILDNPMELHRIDVEIIDINDNAPVFAKREINFEISEFAVKGARFPLDSAKDPDVGLNTLQTYKLSPTDHFKLNMLSRPDGTKYAEMVLQTLLDRENQEEHKLTLTAYDGGDPPKSGSVKINVIVMDANDNAPVFSQSLYRVTVPENASRGTAILTVSATDADKGTNGELMYSFSQNNDITSSIFSIDPHTGEMTVRGELNYEKIKQYEIDVEATDKGGLRDTSKVQIEVTDLNDNAPVISIISLSNPIPEDSAPDTVIAMLNIKDLDSGKNGQVRCFISPDLPFKIKSPSVNFYSLVSYDVLDRETVPEYNITITATDEGSPPYSTNKTINLRISDVNDHAPIFPKPFFTAFITENNSPGMSLLSIKASDKDSGNNARISYFLEDSQLNGMSASSYFSVNAESGEILAVRSFDYEQIKQFQIRIKAQDGGSPPLSSNVTVKVMIQDQNDNPPQVLYPVQTGGSLVAEMVPRSADVGYLVTKVVAVDVDSGQNAWLSYKLQKATDRALFEVGLQNGEIRTIRQVTDKDAVKQRLTVIVEDNGQPSRSATVIVNVAVADSFPEVLSEFTDFTHDKEYNDNLTFYLVLALAVVSFLFITCLVVIISVKIYRWRRERMFYKSNGNLPVIPYYPPLYADVGGTGTLKQAFSYEVYGTTDSRKSDIKCSRPFSQSTLSVDHTRTVPRHKTESELIEVRSASLLLP; encoded by the coding sequence ATGGGtggatttttttcattgtcatgGAAGCTGCTGTTTCTCTGCGTTTGTGTCGCAGAAATGACCGTCGGGCAGGTCCGTTACTCTATACCTGAGGAAATGGCGAAGGGCTCCACTGTAGGGAATATCATTCAGGATTTGGGTTTGGATATTAAACGGCTGAAATCTGGGCGAGCGAGAATATTTACCGAGGACAGCAGTGAGTACATCGCTCTCAATTTGGATAAAGGAACTCTTATAGTCAACGAGAGGATAGATAGAGAGGAGCGGTGCGGTCAAGTGTCTCCGTGCTCTCTGCATTTTCAGATTATACTGGATAACCCAATGGAGCTGCATCGCATCGATGTAGAAATTATTGATATCAATGATAACGCTCCAGTTTTTGCAAAGAGGGAAATTAATTTTGAAATTAGTGAATTTGCTGTTAAGGGAGCTCGCTTTCCTCTTGACAGCGCCAAAGACCCAGACGTTGGGCTGAATACTCTCCAAACCTATAAACTCAGTCCGACAGATCATTTTAAGTTAAATATGCTATCTCGACCTGACGGAACTAAATATGCTGAAATGGTACTCCAGACATTGTTAGATAGAGAAAATCAGGAAGAACATAAGCTAACACTAACAGCATATGATGGCGGCGACCCCCCAAAATCAGGCTCAGTCAAAATTAACGTTATTGTAATGGATGCAAATGACAATGCACCTGTGTTCAGCCAGTCTCTTTACAGAGTGACAGTTCCTGAAAACGCGTCGAGGGGTACTGCTATCTTAACGGTTAGTGCCACTGATGCTGATAAGGGAACAAATGGAGAGTTAATGTATTCATTCTCTCAAAATAATGATATCACGTCTTCTATCTTCAGTATAGATCCCCATACTGGGGAAATGACAGTGAGGGGTGAGTTAAACTacgaaaaaataaaacagtatgaAATCGATGTAGAAGCTACAGACAAAGGAGGGTTGAGAGACACAAGCAAGGTGCAAATTGAGGTGACCGACCTAAATGATAATGCCCCCGTCATAAGCATCATTTCCCTCTCCAATCCCATACCAGAGGACTCTGCTCCAGATACTGTTATAGCGATGCTCAATATCAAAGATTTGGACTCAGGTAAAAATGGCCAAGTTAGGTGTTTCATTAGTCCTGATTTGCCCTTCAAAATCAAATCACCATCGGTTAATTTCTATAGTTTAGTATCTTATGACGTTTTGGACCGTGAAACTGTTCCCGAATATAATATAACAATTACAGCAACGGACGAGGGTTCCCCACCTTATTCTACAAACAAGACTATTAATTTAAGAATATCGGATGTAAACGACCACGCCCCAATATTCCCAAAACCGTTTTTCACTGCTTTCATCACTGAAAATAATTCACCTGGCATGTCACTTCTCTCTATTAAAGCCAGTGACAAAGATTCAGGGAACAATGCGCGCATTTCCTATTTCCTTGAAGATAGCCAACTGAATGGGATGTCAGCCTCATCTTATTTTTCAGTGAATGCAGAGAGTGGAGAGATACTTGCTGTGCGATCCTTCGACTATGAGCAAATAAAACAGTTCCAAATTCGCATCAAAGCTCAGGATGGAGGCTCTCCTCCACTTAGTAGCAATGTGACAGTGAAAGTAATGATCCAGGACCAGAACGACAACCCCCCTCAGGTACTGTACCCAGTCCAGACTGGTGGCTCTCTGGTGGCTGAAATGGTTCCTCGTTCAGCAGATGTGGGCTATCTGGTGACTAAAGTGGTGGCTGTGGATGTGGACTCTGGACAGAATGCCTGGCTCTCCTATAAACTGCAGAAAGCCACAGACAGGGCGCTGTTTGAAGTGGGCTTACAGAATGGAGAAATAAGAACTATCCGCCAGGTGACTGATAAAGATGCTGTGAAACAAAGACTGACTGTTATAGTGGAGGACAACGGGCAGCCCTCTCGTTCAGCTACAGTCATTGTTAACGTGGCGGTGGCGGACAGCTTCCCTGAAGTGCTGTCAGAGTTCACTGACTTTACACACGACAAGGAGTACAATGACAACCTGACTTTTTACTTAGTGTTGGCTCTGGCTgtagtttccttcctcttcatcacatgTTTAGTGgttattatatcagtgaaaaTCTACAGATGGAGACGCGAGCGCATGTTTTACAAATCCAATGGAAATCTCCCTGTTATTCCGTATTACCCGCCCCTTTACGCAGATGTAGGAGGCACCGGAACATTGAAGCAGGCGTTCAGTTACGAGGTGTACGGGACTACTGACTCCCGGAAAAGTGATATAAAATGTTCCAGACCTTTCAGCCAAAGCACTCTGAGTGTTGACCATACCAGGACAGTGCCAAGGCACAAAACAGAGTCAGAGCTCATAGAGGTGAGATCCGCCTCCCTCTTGCTTCCTTAA
- the LOC128363459 gene encoding protocadherin gamma-C5-like, whose product MGFMERGIMSNKLPAWQVFLWWHHFLLLWSTIEGQTRYSIPEELKQGSVVGNLAKDLGLAVSELYRRNLRITSEAGKQYFSMDLGKGELVVIDRIDREELCGQRPSCLLPLELVIDNPLQLHRVEIEILDTNDNSPSFLTKEKVVKIAELVNPGARFPLESAQDPDAGPNSVRSYLISKNDHFKLTVKNHKDGRKIPELVLEKPLDRERMPIHNLILTAVDGGDPLRSGTSEITVIVLDNNDNAPQFEKQVYETSISEKAKPGTEILHVKATDADEGLNGEIEYFFAEQTPDLILSLFDIESSTGAIVVKGILDHETNYLHRFDITAKDKGNPEMDGHCGVEIKIVDINDNIPEIFVTSLTTPVPEDSAIGTVIALLSARDPDSGDNGKVTLSISSKSPFKLNPSVSNHYSLVTNGPLDREKNSHYTVEIRATDAGKPPLSNEKVILVELLDVNDNPPVFAQSSYVIYVKENQAPGKILCSVSATDPDSGDNAKISYSILDSRVQDVSVSSYVYINSDNGSIYSMHSFDYEKLKVFQIQVQAKDQGSPSLSSNATVHVFILDQNDNAPAVIYPSSAALGSLSHQRMPRSAKPGHLVTKVTAVDADSGHNAWISYKLAEATDASLFTVNQYTGEVRTKRPVSEQDDSSQRLLIEVKDDGEPVQSATVTVSILLEDGLHEPILDLRQKTMEPSKKTGRITLYLILSLASVSVLSLVTFLILAVKCIRSSRSSGSCCMRRSDCDDYKNPNRNLQIQLNTDGPIKYVEVLGGDMLSQSQSFRSCMSPMSEYSDFTLIKPSSTTDFKEVISVLDASLPDSTWTFESQQVSKTKRRL is encoded by the coding sequence ATGGGATTTATGGAACGAGGAATAATGTCGAATAAATTGCCTGCATGGCAGGTGTTTTTGTGGTGGCATCATTTCTTGCTATTATGGAGTACAATAGAGGGGCAGACTCGCTACAGCATCCCGGAGGAATTGAAACAGGGTTCTGTGGTAGGAAATTTAGCCAAAGATCTGGGTTTGGCTGTATCTGAACTGTACCGACGTAATTTGCGGATAACATCGGAAGCTGGTAAGCAGTATTTTAGTATGGACTTGGGGAAGGGAGAACTGGTGGTGATTGATAGGATAGATAGGGAAGAACTGTGTGGACAAAGACCGTCATGTTTGTTGCCTTTGGAACTTGTCATAGATAACCCCCTGCAGCTGCATAGAGTCGAGATTGAAATACTGGATACAAACGATAATTCTCCGAGTTTTCTCACTAAAGAGAAAGTGGTGAAAATTGCAGAGCTGGTCAATCCAGGCGCGCGATTTCCACTCGAAAGTGCACAGGATCCCGATGCTGGCCCTAATTCTGTACGATCTTACCTCATAAGTAAAAACGACCATTTCAAATTAACTGTTAAAAACCacaaggacggaaggaaaatcCCAGAACTAGTCCTTGAAAAACCACTCGATCGAGAAAGGATGCCTATACACAATCTCATCCTCACAGCTGTAGATGGTGGAGATCCGTTGCGCTCAGGGACATCAGAAATTACAGTTATAGTACTTGACAATAATGATAATGCGCCACAGTTTGAAAAACAGGTATATGAGACTAGTATCAGCGAAAAGGCAAAACCTGGAACAGAGATATTACATGTTAAAGCTACTGATGCAGACGAAGGACTAAATGGAGAAATAGAATACTTTTTTGCAGAACAAACACCGGATCTGATTTTATCATTATTTGACATTGAATCCTCTACTGGAGCTATTGTTGTGAAAGGGATTTTAGATCATGAAACAAATTATTTGCATAGATTTGACATAACTGCTAAAGACAAAGGTAACCCTGAAATGGATGGGCATTGTGGCGTCGAAATAAAAATAGTTGACATTAATGACAATATTCCTGAAATATTTGTTACATCTTTAACAACACCTGTTCCAGAAGATTCTGCCATTGGAACAGTTATTGCACTGTTAAGTGCAAGAGACCCGGATTCAGGTGACAATGGCAAAGTTACTTTAAGCATTTCTTCAAAATCCCCCTTCAAGTTAAATCCATCGGTCTCTAATCATTACTCATTAGTGACGAACGGACCACTTGACCGTGAAAAAAATAGCCACTATACTGTTGAGATACGTGCTACAGATGCTGGAAAACCCCCATTGTCGAATGAAAAAGTAATACTTGTTGAATTGTTAGATGTAAATGATAACCCACCAGTTTTCGCTCAGTCCTCCTACGTCATTTATGTAAAAGAGAATCAAGCACCTGGGAAAATCCTGTGCTCAGTGTCAGCAACTGATCCAGATTCAGGTGACAACGCTAAAATCTCTTACTCTATACTGGACTCTAGAGTGCAGGACGTTTCTGTCTCGTCTTATGTTTACATTAACTCAGATAACGGCAGCATCTACAGCATGCACTCGTTTGACTATGAGAAACTGAAGGTGTTTCAGATTCAGGTTCAGGCAAAGGACCAGGGCTCTCCGTCTCTCAGCAGCAACGCTACTGTCCATGTTTTTATCCTGGACCAGAACGACAATGCCCCCGCTGTCATTTACCCCTCCTCCGCTGCCCTGGGCTCCCTCTCTCATCAGAGGATGCCCCGCTCCGCTAAACCGGGTCACCTGGTTACTAAGGTGACGGCCGTGGACGCTGACTCGGGCCATAACGCCTGGATCTCCTACAAACTGGCGGAGGCCACAGACGCCTCTCTGTTCACAGTTAATCAGTACACAGGGGAGGTGAGGACTAAACGCCCTGTGTCCGAGCAGGACGACTCCTCTCAGAGGCTGCTTATAGAGGTCAAGGACGACGGGGAACCGGTCCAGTCCGCCACAGTCACGGTGTCCATCCTGCTGGAGGACGGCCTCCATGAGCCCATCTTGGACCTCCGACAGAAAACGATGGAGCCGAGTAAGAAAACCGGGAGAATCACCCTTTATTTGATTCTCTCTCTGGCCTCGGTGTCCGTGCTGTCTCTGGTGACTTTTCTCATTTTAGCGGTTAAATGCATCaggagcagcagaagcagcggTAGTTGCTGCATGAGACGGAGCGACTGTGATGATTACAAGAACCCCAACAGAAACCTGCAGATTCAGCTCAACACTGATGGGCCTATAAAGTACGTGGAGGTCCTGGGAGGAGACATGTTGTCTCAGAGTCAGTCCTTCAGGTCCTGTATGTCTCCAATGTCAGAGTACAGTGATTTCACTTTGATTAAACCCAGCAGCACCACTGACTTTAAGGAGGTGATCAGTGTTCTTGATGCTTCTTTACCTGACAGCACCTGGACCTTTGAGAGCCAGCAGGTGAGCAAAACAAAACGTAGACTTTAG
- the LOC128363460 gene encoding protocadherin gamma-C5-like: protein MTKRIGYRDWRWQALWWHHFFLLWSTIDGQTRYSIPEELKQGSVVGNLAKDLGLGVSEIFDRKLRVASEAGEQYFSVDAGKGELVVNDRIDREALCGQSTSCLLPLQVVIEDPLQLFRVEVEIQDINDNAPKFPSNDITLEIAESMGLGVRFPLESAIDPDVGSNSLKSYTLSKDECFNIRIKEVAGGRKVPELILAKLLDREKKSVHKLLLTALDGGNPARSGTSQISITVIDSNDNVPAFEKTLYRVSVAENAAEGALIVQTKATDMDDGQNGEIEYLFGAHTPDTILSLFSIDNISGTISLKAKLDFESTANYEIDITAKDKGIPRMEGHCTVHVDVLDVNDNAPEIIFTSHPKPVREDSISGTVVALLSARDLDSGNNGKVMLHLPKKSPFALKPSFSHNYALVTSGVLDRENVSVYNIEITATDSGSPPLSSKKIIPVSITDVNDNPPVFTQPSYNVYLKENGVPGSILYSVSASDLDFGENAKISYSILDSKVQDVSVSSYVYINSDNGSIYSMHSFDYEKLKVFQIQVQAKDQGSPSLSSNATVHVFILDQNDNAPAVIYPSSAALGSLSHQRMPRSAKPGHLVTKVTAVDADSGHNAWISYKLAEATDASLFTVNQYTGEVRTKRPVSEQDDSSQRLLIEVKDDGEPVQSATVTVSILLEDGLHEPVLDLRQKTMEPSKKTGRITLYLILSLASVSVLSLVTFLILTVKCIRSSRSSGSCCMRRSDCDDYKNPNRNLQIQLNTDGPIKYVEVLGGDMLSQSQSFRSCMSPMSEYSDFTLIKPSSTTDFKEVISVLDASLPDSTWTFESQQVSRKHQLFLVIQKKTTWLCL, encoded by the coding sequence ATGACAAAGAGAATAGGATACCGAGACTGGAGATGGCAGGCGCTTTGGTGgcatcatttctttctcttgtggAGTACAATAGACGGACAGACTCGATACAGCATCCCAGAGGAACTAAAACAGGGATCTGTGGTAGGAAATCTTGCCAAGGATTTGGGTTTGGGGGTATCTGAGATTTTTGACCGTAAGCTTCGTGTCGCCTCTGAGGCTGGTGAGCAGTATTTCAGTGTGGATGCGGGGAAGGGTGAGCTGGTGGTGAATGACAGGATAGACAGGGAAGCTTTATGCGGACAAAGCACCAGCTGTTTGTTGCCTTTACAGGTTGTAATTGAGGACCCATTGCAACTTTTTCGTGTTGAGGTAGAAATACAAGACATTAACGATAATGCGCCCAAATTCCCATCAAATGATATAACATTGGAGATTGCGGAATCTATGGGTTTAGGGGTTCGTTTTCCATTAGAAAGCGCCATCGATCCAGATGTTGGCAGTAATTCACTAAAGTCATACACTCTCAGTAAAGACGAATGTTTTAATATTAGAATTAAAGAAGTTGCAGGTGGAAGAAAAGTTCCTGAATTGATTTTAGCAAAACTtttagacagagagaaaaagtctGTTCATAAGCTTTTATTGACAGCTCTAGATGGAGGCAACCCAGCGAGATCTGGGACCTCCCAAATATCTATTACAGTCATTGACAGCAACGATAATGTTCcagcttttgagaaaacattgtATAGAGTCTCTGTTGCTGAAAATGCAGCAGAAGGTGCATTGATAGTACAAACAAAAGCGACAGACATGGACGATGGTCAAAACGGAGAAATAGAATATTTGTTTGGAGCTCATACACCAGATAcaattttgtctttatttagtATTGACAATATATCGGGAACAATATCTTTAAAAGCAAAACTAGATTTCGAATCAACTGCAAATTATGAAATAGACATAACTGCGAAAGATAAAGGTATTCCGAGAATGGAGGGACATTGTACTGTACACGTTGACGTTTTAGATGTTAACGACAATGCTCCAGAAATAATATTCACCTCTCATCCAAAGCCTGTGCGTGAAGACTCGATTAGTGGCACCGTAGTAGCTTTGCTCAGTGCCCGAGATCTTGACTCCGGTAATAACGGCAAAGTGATGTTACATCTTCCTAAGAAATCCCCATTTGCCCTAAAACCCTCGTTTTCTCATAATTACGCACTAGTTACCAGTGGTGTTTTGGATCGAGAAAATGTTTCTGTATATAATATTGAGATAACAGCCACTGATTCaggctctcctcctctgtccagtAAGAAAATTATACCTGTCAGCATCACTGATGTAAATGATAACCCTCCTGTATTCACTCAGCCCTCctataatgtgtatttaaaagaGAATGGGGTACCAGGCTCTATACTGTACTCAGTATCAGCATCTGACCTGGATTTTGGTGAAAACGCTAAAATATCTTACTCTATACTGGACTCTAAAGTGCAGGACGTTTCTGTCTCATCTTATGTTTACATTAACTCAGATAACGGCAGCATCTACAGCATGCACTCGTTTGACTATGAGAAACTGAAGGTGTTTCAGATTCAGGTTCAGGCAAAGGACCAGGGCTCTCCGTCTCTCAGCAGCAACGCTACTGTCCATGTTTTTATCCTGGACCAGAACGACAATGCCCCCGCTGTCATTTACCCCTCCTCCGCTGCCCTGGGCTCCCTCTCTCATCAGAGGATGCCCCGCTCTGCTAAACCGGGTCACCTGGTTACTAAGGTGACGGCCGTGGACGCTGATTCGGGCCATAACGCCTGGATCTCCTACAAACTGGCGGAGGCCACAGACGCCTCTCTGTTCACAGTTAATCAGTACACAGGAGAGGTGAGGACTAAACGCCCTGTATCCGAGCAGGACGACTCCTCTCAGAGGCTGCTTATAGAGGTCAAGGACGACGGGGAACCGGTTCAGTCTGCCACAGTCACGGTGTCCATCCTGCTGGAGGACGGCCTCCATGAGCCCGTCTTGGACCTCCGACAGAAAACGATGGAGCCGAGTAAGAAAACCGGGAGAATCACCCTTTATTTGATTCTCTCTCTGGCCTCGGTGTCCGTGCTGTCTCTGGtgacttttctcattttaacGGTTAAATGCATCaggagcagcagaagcagcggTAGTTGCTGCATGAGACGGAGCGACTGTGATGATTACAAGAACCCCAACAGAAACCTGCAGATTCAGCTCAACACTGATGGGCCTATAAAGTACGTGGAGGTCCTGGGAGGAGACATGTTGTCTCAGAGTCAGTCCTTCAGGTCCTGTATGTCTCCAATGTCAGAGTACAGTGATTTCACTTTGATTAAACCCAGCAGCACCACTGACTTTAAGGAGGTGATCAGTGTTCTTGATGCTTCTTTACCTGACAGCACCTGGACCTTTGAGAGCCAGCAGGTGAGCAGAAAACATCAATTGTTCCTAGttattcagaaaaaaacaacgtGGTTATGTCTTTAA
- the LOC128363461 gene encoding protocadherin gamma-C5-like, translated as MCYNGPRMTKTMGYRDWRWQVIWWYNFFLLWTTIDGQTRYSIPEELQRGSVVGNIAKDLGLGLSDIFDRELRVASEAGKQYFSVDAGKGELLVNDRIDREALCGQSASCVLPLQVVVENPLQSHRIEVEIRDINDNSPRFLTQEINLKIPESVAIGKRFPLEGAEDPDVGSNSLKTYSLSKNDYFSLKFKDTKNGNAVPELVLEKPLDREKNALHQLLLTALDGGTPVTSGTCKISITVLDNNDNFPIFTENEYKVSLKENCTKGTFVIKLTATDADDGLNGEVKYSFGSRTPDVVLSTFEIDDITGQIILKGELDYESSKSFHIDITAKDKGVPEMEGHCRVQLDIEDINDNAPEIVLTSKPSPVREDSPSGTVVALIGARDLDSGANGKVMLHLPKSYPFSLKPSFSKNYELVTSGRLDRESFSEYNIEITATDSGSPPLSSKKIIPVSISDVNDNPPVFTQPSYNVYLKENGVPGSILYSVSASDLDFGENAKLSYSILDSKVQDVSVSSYVYINSDNGSIYSMHSFDYEKLKVFQIQVQAKDQGSPSLSSNATVHVFILDQNDNAPAVIYPSSAALGSLSHQRMPRSAKPGHLVTKVTAVDADSGHNAWISYKLAEATDASLFTVNQYTGEVRTKRPVSEQDDSSQRLLIEVKDDGEPVQSATVTVSILLEDGLHEPILDLRQKTMEPSKKTGRITLYLILSLASVSVLSLVTFLILAVKCIRSSRSSGSCCMRRSDCDDYKNPNRNLQIQLNTDGPIKYVEVLGGDMLSQSQSFRSCMSPMSEYSDFTLIKPSSTTDFKEVISVLDASLPDSTWTFESQQVSRKHQLFLVIQKKTTSVCLVIILKNCK; from the coding sequence ATGTGTTATAACGGACCAAGGATGACAAAGACAATGGGATACCGAGACTGGAGATGGCAGGTTATTTGGTGGTACAACTTCTTTCTCTTGTGGACTACAATAGACGGACAGACTCGATACAGCATCCCAGAGGAGCTACAACGGGGCTCTGTGGTAGGAAATATCGCAAAAGATCTGGGTTTGGGACTATCAGACATATTTGATCGTGAGCTTCGTGTCGCCTCTGAGGCTGGTAAGCAGTATTTCAGTGTGGATGCGGGGAAGGGCGAACTGCTGGTGAACGACAGAATAGACAGAGAGGCTTTATGTGGACAAAGCGCCAGCTGTGTTCTGCCTCTTCAAGTAGTAGTTGAAAATCCTTTGCAGTCTCATCGAATTGAAGTGGAAATAAGAGACATAAATGACAATTCCCCTCGTTTTCTTACACAAGAGATTAACCTTAAAATACCAGAATCTGTTGCGATTGGTAAACGTTTTCCATTGGAGGGTGCTGAGGATCCTGATGTCGGAAGCAATTCTTTGAAAACGTACTCTCTAAGCAAAAACGATTACTTTTCTCTAAAATTTAAAGACACTAAAAATGGCAATGCTGTCCCAGAATTAGTGTTAGAGAAGCCATTGGACCGCGAAAAGAATGCCCTCCATCAGCTGCTACTGACAGCATTAGATGGAGGCACTCCTGTCACATCGGGAACATGTAAGATTAGCATTACTGTACTTGATAATAACGACAATTTTCCAATATTCACTGAAAACGAGTACAAAGTCTCTTTAAAAGAGAATTGCACCAAAGGCACGTTTGTAATCAAACTTACAGCTACAGATGCTGATGATGGTCTTAATGGGGAAGTTAAATATTCTTTCGGGTCCCGTACTCCAGATGTTGTGTTATCGACATTTGAAATAGATGATATAACAGGACAAATAATATTAAAGGGAGAATTAGACTATGAAAGTTCTAAATCATTCCATATCGATATAACTGCTAAAGACAAAGGCGTCCCTGAAATGGAGGGTCATTGTCGTGTACAACTCGACATTGAAGACATAAATGATAATGCACCAGAAATTGTGCTGACTTCCAAACCGAGTCCTGTACGCGAGGACTCACCAAGTGGCACAGTCGTTGCTTTGATCGGTGCGCGAGATCTTGACTCTGGTGCTAACGGTAAAGTGATGTTACATCTCCCGAAAAGTTATCCTTTCTCTCTGAAACCATCGTTCTCTAAAAATTACGAACTGGTCACCAGTGGTCGTTTAGACCGAGAGAGCTTTTCAGAGTATAATATTGAGATAACAGCCACTGATTCaggctctcctcctctgtccagtAAGAAAATTATACCTGTCAGCATCTCCGATGTGAATGATAACCCTCCTGTATTCACTCAGCCCTCctataatgtgtatttaaaagaGAATGGGGTACCAGGCTCTATACTGTACTCAGTATCAGCATCTGACCTGGATTTTGGTGAAAACGCTAAACTCTCTTACTCTATACTGGACTCTAAAGTGCAGGACGTTTCTGTCTCGTCTTATGTTTACATTAACTCAGATAACGGCAGCATCTACAGCATGCACTCGTTTGACTATGAGAAACTGAAGGTGTTTCAGATTCAGGTTCAGGCAAAGGACCAGGGCTCTCCGTCTCTCAGCAGCAACGCTACTGTCCATGTTTTTATCCTGGACCAGAACGACAATGCCCCCGCTGTTATTTACCCCTCCTCCGCTGCCCTGGGCTCCCTCTCTCATCAGAGGATGCCCCGCTCTGCTAAACCGGGTCACCTGGTTACTAAGGTGACGGCCGTGGACGCTGACTCGGGCCATAACGCCTGGATCTCCTACAAACTGGCGGAGGCCACAGACGCCTCTCTGTTCACAGTTAATCAGTACACAGGGGAGGTGAGGACTAAACGCCCTGTGTCCGAGCAGGACGACTCCTCTCAGAGGCTGCTTATAGAGGTCAAGGACGACGGGGAACCGGTCCAGTCCGCCACAGTCACGGTGTCCATCTTGCTGGAGGACGGCCTCCATGAGCCCATCTTGGACCTCCGACAGAAAACGATGGAGCCGAGCAAGAAAACCGGGAGAATCACCCTTTATTTAATTCTCTCTCTGGCCTCGGTGTCTGTGCTGTCTCTGGTGACTTTTCTCATTTTAGCGGTTAAATGCATCaggagcagcagaagcagcggTAGTTGCTGCATGAGACGGAGCGACTGTGATGATTACAAGAACCCCAACAGAAACCTGCAGATTCAGCTCAACACTGATGGGCCTATAAAGTACGTGGAGGTCCTGGGAGGAGACATGTTGTCTCAGAGTCAGTCCTTCAGGTCCTGTATGTCTCCAATGTCAGAGTACAGTGATTTCACTTTGATTAAACCCAGCAGCACCACTGACTTTAAGGAGGTGATCAGTGTTCTTGATGCTTCTTTACCTGACAGCACCTGGACCTTTGAGAGCCAACAGGTGAGCAGAAAACATCAATTGTTCCTAGttattcagaaaaaaacaacgtctgtctgtctggtcaTAATTTTGAAAAATTGTAAGTAG